One stretch of Streptomyces agglomeratus DNA includes these proteins:
- the mtrB gene encoding MtrAB system histidine kinase MtrB, whose product MTLGSAAPMPGGPGVRTERAAVPRRRTSRAGRFLQSGPALRLFARWVRRPLLPSLRLWRRNIQLRVVVGSLVMSLGVVLLLGFVVMWQVRNGLLDAKQEAAQSQAAGGFDVAEEKARTVAGTGASDSAEARATARNSTNWRTELVEQLASGGRQAFHVVALSANSDDESSSNRGPRVSGGVNQSASVPQKLRDEIDQGTGKAHKAFVRITYTDEQEPEPGLVIGKQLNDNSGQPYQLYYLFPLTQEEESLSLVKTTLATAGVFVVVLFGGIAWLVVRQVVTPVRMAAGVAERLSAGRLQERMKVTGEDDIARLGEAFNKMAQNLQVKIQQLEELSRLQRRFVSDVSHELRTPLTTVRMAADVIHEARSDFDPVTARSAELLAGQLDRFESLLADLLEISRFDAGAAALEAEPIDLREVVRRVIEGAEPLAERKGTRIRVTGDEQPVVAEADARRVERVLRNLVVNAVEHGEGRDVVVRLGAAGGAVAVAVRDYGVGLKPGEATRVFNRFWRADPARARHTGGTGLGLSIAVEDARLHGGWLQAWGEPGGGSQFRMTLPRTADESLRGSPIPLEPEDSRRARERAQADSRVTGDRPGGGANRLATVPAQPGADRSPLPVPPRAAPAADPTALPGNGARVVARPTGDADGASQADRKDITRGH is encoded by the coding sequence ATGACCCTAGGCAGCGCTGCTCCGATGCCGGGGGGGCCGGGAGTCCGTACGGAGCGGGCTGCCGTTCCTCGGCGAAGGACGTCCAGGGCCGGACGCTTTCTGCAGAGTGGTCCGGCCCTGCGGCTCTTCGCGCGCTGGGTGCGCCGGCCGCTGCTGCCGTCGTTGCGGCTGTGGCGTCGCAACATCCAGCTGCGGGTGGTCGTCGGCTCGCTGGTGATGTCGCTCGGCGTGGTGCTGCTGCTCGGGTTCGTCGTGATGTGGCAGGTGCGCAACGGTCTGCTCGACGCGAAGCAGGAGGCCGCGCAGAGTCAGGCGGCCGGTGGCTTCGACGTGGCGGAGGAGAAGGCCCGTACCGTCGCGGGAACCGGTGCGAGCGACAGCGCCGAGGCCAGGGCCACCGCGCGGAACTCCACGAACTGGAGGACCGAGCTGGTCGAGCAGCTGGCCAGCGGCGGCCGTCAGGCGTTCCATGTGGTGGCGCTGAGTGCCAACTCGGACGACGAGAGTTCCAGCAATCGCGGGCCGCGCGTCTCGGGTGGTGTGAACCAGAGTGCGAGCGTGCCGCAGAAGCTGCGGGACGAGATCGACCAGGGGACGGGGAAGGCGCACAAGGCCTTCGTACGGATCACCTACACCGACGAGCAGGAACCCGAGCCCGGTCTGGTCATCGGCAAGCAGCTGAACGACAACAGCGGCCAGCCGTACCAGCTCTACTACCTCTTCCCGCTGACGCAGGAGGAGGAGTCGCTGAGCCTGGTGAAGACCACGCTCGCCACCGCGGGCGTGTTCGTCGTCGTCCTGTTCGGCGGCATCGCCTGGCTGGTCGTACGGCAGGTCGTCACGCCCGTGCGCATGGCCGCCGGGGTCGCCGAGCGGCTGTCCGCGGGCCGGCTCCAGGAACGTATGAAGGTCACGGGCGAGGACGACATCGCGCGGCTCGGTGAAGCCTTCAACAAGATGGCCCAGAACTTGCAGGTCAAGATCCAGCAGCTGGAGGAGCTGTCCCGGCTCCAGCGGCGCTTCGTCTCCGACGTCTCGCACGAGCTGCGCACGCCGCTGACGACCGTACGGATGGCCGCCGACGTCATCCACGAGGCGCGTTCCGACTTCGACCCCGTGACGGCTCGGTCCGCCGAGCTGCTCGCCGGGCAGCTGGACCGCTTCGAGTCGCTGCTCGCCGACCTGCTGGAGATCAGCCGGTTCGACGCGGGGGCGGCGGCTCTGGAGGCGGAGCCGATAGACCTGCGTGAGGTCGTACGCAGGGTCATCGAGGGCGCCGAGCCGCTGGCGGAGCGCAAGGGCACCCGGATACGGGTGACCGGTGACGAGCAGCCCGTGGTCGCGGAGGCCGATGCGCGGCGGGTGGAGCGCGTCCTGCGCAACCTCGTCGTCAACGCCGTCGAGCACGGTGAGGGCCGGGACGTCGTGGTCCGGCTGGGTGCCGCGGGCGGCGCGGTCGCCGTCGCGGTCCGTGACTACGGCGTCGGACTGAAGCCGGGTGAGGCGACCCGGGTGTTCAACCGGTTCTGGCGGGCCGATCCGGCGCGTGCGCGCCACACCGGCGGTACGGGCCTCGGTCTGTCCATCGCCGTGGAGGACGCGCGGCTGCACGGTGGCTGGTTGCAGGCGTGGGGGGAGCCGGGCGGCGGATCGCAGTTCCGGATGACTCTGCCGCGTACGGCGGACGAGTCGCTGCGCGGTTCCCCGATTCCGCTGGAGCCCGAGGATTCACGGCGTGCGCGCGAGCGCGCGCAGGCCGACAGCCGGGTGACCGGGGATCGGCCGGGCGGCGGAGCCAACCGGCTCGCGACGGTGCCGGCCCAGCCGGGCGCCGACCGCTCGCCGCTGCCCGTGCCGCCGCGTGCGGCGCCGGCGGCCGACCCGACGGCGCTGCCCGGCAACGGTGCCCGGGTGGTGGCGCGCCCGACGGGCGACGCGGACGGCGCATCGCAGGCGGATCGGAAGGACATCACCCGTGGGCACTGA
- a CDS encoding glycerophosphoryl diester phosphodiesterase membrane domain-containing protein, whose translation MNESPGWASPGSAPSDGQEPGVPRPAEPTDHSDASSKWSKEQPPAGQWSAPSGSGTPSGPPRQPTPNWGGSPQGGHWGGPPPAAKPGVIPLRPLSVGEILDGAVSTLRAHWRTVLGITVTVAVITQICDILIQRYLLPAPAEVDPNATPSEALSQSFDVVRSTLVNSAPTFAITLVATLFTTALLTMVISRSILGRPVTLADAWREAKPQLARLLGLTLLLPAIAFAIMTVGVLPGMLLGGPAGIALSLFCGLAAFVVVLWLMIRFSLASPALMLERQSIKKSLSRSAKLVGGAWWRIFGITLLTLLLTFIVSMIIAVPFGLIAYAADDGLSSLFAGETPEFGWPFLIITGIGAVIAASITYPISAGVSVLLYVDQRIRREALDLELARAADIPGYGPQQSTDTTPGS comes from the coding sequence ATGAACGAGTCTCCGGGCTGGGCCTCGCCCGGATCCGCCCCCTCCGACGGCCAGGAACCGGGCGTTCCCCGGCCGGCCGAGCCCACCGACCACAGCGACGCCTCGTCGAAGTGGTCGAAGGAGCAGCCGCCGGCAGGCCAGTGGTCCGCGCCCAGCGGCTCCGGCACGCCCTCGGGCCCCCCGCGGCAGCCCACGCCGAACTGGGGCGGCAGCCCGCAAGGAGGCCACTGGGGCGGTCCTCCGCCGGCTGCCAAGCCCGGGGTGATTCCCCTGCGGCCGCTCAGCGTCGGCGAAATCCTCGACGGAGCGGTGTCGACCCTGCGCGCCCACTGGCGCACCGTCCTCGGCATCACGGTCACCGTCGCGGTGATCACTCAGATCTGCGACATCCTGATCCAGCGCTACCTGCTCCCCGCACCGGCCGAGGTCGACCCGAACGCCACGCCGTCCGAGGCCCTCAGTCAGTCGTTCGACGTCGTGCGGAGCACTCTGGTCAATTCGGCCCCCACCTTCGCGATCACGCTCGTCGCCACCCTCTTCACCACGGCGCTGCTCACCATGGTGATCAGCCGCTCCATCCTCGGCCGCCCGGTGACGCTCGCCGACGCCTGGCGCGAGGCCAAGCCCCAGCTGGCACGACTGCTCGGTCTGACCCTGCTGCTCCCTGCCATCGCCTTCGCGATCATGACGGTCGGCGTTCTGCCGGGCATGCTCCTCGGCGGCCCGGCAGGCATCGCCCTGTCGCTGTTCTGCGGCCTCGCGGCCTTCGTCGTCGTCCTGTGGCTGATGATCCGGTTCAGCCTCGCCTCCCCGGCGCTGATGCTGGAACGGCAGAGCATCAAGAAGTCCCTGAGCCGCTCGGCCAAGCTGGTCGGCGGAGCCTGGTGGCGGATCTTCGGCATCACGCTGCTCACGTTGCTGCTGACCTTCATCGTGTCGATGATCATCGCCGTACCGTTCGGCCTCATCGCCTACGCAGCGGACGACGGCCTGAGCAGCCTGTTCGCCGGGGAGACTCCCGAATTCGGCTGGCCCTTCCTGATCATTACCGGCATCGGCGCCGTGATCGCCGCCTCGATCACCTACCCGATCTCCGCCGGCGTGAGTGTCCTGCTCTACGTGGACCAGCGCATCCGCCGCGAGGCGCTGGACCTCGAACTCGCCCGCGCCGCCGACATCCCCGGCTACGGCCCTCAGCAGTCCACCGACACCACACCCGGGAGCTGA
- a CDS encoding DUF58 domain-containing protein — protein MALTGRTALLAALGAIPIGILAPNWSGVLAVNAPLTLAIVCDYALAAPVRKLRFTRSGDTSVRLGDAAQVQLTVTNPSGRPLRAQLRDAWPPSSWPAGTEQAASRHELVVPAGERRRLTTALRPTRRGDRHSERITVRSFGPLGLAARQGSHAVPWTVRVLPPFASRKHLPSKLARLRELDGRTSVLTRGEGTEFDSLRDYVPGDDTRSIDWRATARQNTVAVRTWRPERDRHILIVLDTGRTSAGRVGDVPRLDAAMDAALLLGALASRAGDRVDLLAYDRRIRAQVQGRTAGDLLPALVNALAPLEPALVETDARGLSATALTNAPRGSLIVLLTGLDATPVEEGILPVLPQLTQRHTVLVAAVADPRVDQMAAGRGTLDAVYEAAAATQAQEQRRRTAEKLTRHNVTVVDATPDDLAPALADAYLALKAAGRL, from the coding sequence GTGGCCCTCACCGGACGCACCGCACTCCTCGCGGCACTCGGCGCGATCCCCATCGGCATCCTCGCGCCGAACTGGTCCGGGGTCCTCGCCGTGAACGCTCCCCTCACACTCGCAATTGTGTGCGACTACGCTCTGGCGGCGCCAGTGCGAAAGCTCCGTTTCACCCGAAGTGGTGACACGTCAGTTCGCTTGGGTGACGCGGCTCAAGTCCAGCTGACCGTCACCAACCCGTCCGGCCGCCCCTTGCGCGCTCAGCTCCGTGACGCCTGGCCGCCCAGCAGCTGGCCGGCAGGCACCGAGCAGGCAGCGTCCCGCCACGAGCTCGTAGTCCCAGCCGGAGAACGGCGCCGTCTCACCACCGCACTGCGCCCCACCCGTCGGGGTGACCGCCACTCCGAACGCATCACCGTTCGCTCGTTCGGGCCGTTGGGCCTGGCGGCACGCCAGGGCAGTCACGCCGTCCCCTGGACGGTGCGCGTGCTTCCCCCCTTCGCCAGCCGCAAGCACCTGCCCTCCAAACTGGCCCGCCTCCGGGAACTCGACGGCCGAACAAGCGTCCTCACGCGCGGCGAAGGCACCGAATTCGACAGCCTTCGCGATTACGTTCCGGGTGACGACACGCGCTCCATCGACTGGCGCGCCACCGCCCGGCAGAACACCGTCGCCGTACGCACGTGGCGTCCGGAACGCGACCGCCACATCCTGATCGTCCTCGACACCGGCCGCACTTCGGCCGGCCGCGTCGGTGACGTGCCGCGCCTGGACGCCGCCATGGACGCGGCTCTCCTTCTCGGGGCTCTCGCTTCGCGAGCGGGCGACCGGGTCGATCTGCTGGCCTACGACCGCCGCATCCGCGCCCAGGTTCAGGGCCGCACGGCAGGCGATCTCCTGCCTGCCCTGGTCAACGCACTGGCCCCGTTGGAGCCGGCGCTGGTGGAAACCGACGCCCGCGGTCTCAGCGCAACCGCTCTGACCAACGCCCCTCGCGGTTCCCTGATCGTGCTGCTGACGGGCCTGGACGCCACTCCGGTCGAAGAGGGCATCCTCCCGGTTCTCCCGCAGCTCACCCAGCGCCACACGGTGCTGGTAGCCGCGGTGGCCGACCCCCGCGTCGACCAGATGGCAGCCGGACGCGGCACATTGGACGCCGTCTACGAAGCCGCAGCCGCTACGCAGGCCCAGGAACAGCGCCGCCGCACGGCGGAGAAACTCACCCGCCACAACGTCACGGTCGTGGACGCCACCCCCGACGACCTGGCCCCGGCTCTCGCAGACGCATACCTCGCCTTGAAGGCAGCCGGCCGCCTGTAG
- a CDS encoding AAA family ATPase — translation MSAQPAETPDSARASLEALRTEIAKAVVGQDPAVTGLVVALLCRGHVLLEGVPGVAKTLLVRALAASLELDTKRVQFTPDLMPSDVTGSLVYDARTAEFSFQPGPVFTNLLLADEINRTPPKTQASLLEAMEERQVTVDGTPRPLPDPFLVAATQNPVEYEGTYPLPEAQLDRFLLKLTIPLPSREDEIGVLTRHAEGFNPRDLHAAGLRPAAGPADLEAARAAVAKTAVSPEITGYVVDICRATRESPSLTLGVSPRGATALLSTARAWAWLTGRDYVIPDDVKALALPTLRHRIQLRPEAEMEGVTADSVITAILTHVPVPR, via the coding sequence ATGAGCGCCCAGCCCGCAGAGACCCCAGACAGCGCCCGCGCCTCCCTCGAGGCCCTGCGCACCGAGATCGCAAAGGCCGTGGTCGGCCAGGACCCCGCTGTCACAGGACTCGTCGTAGCCCTGCTCTGCCGAGGCCATGTCCTGCTCGAAGGAGTACCGGGAGTAGCGAAGACGCTCCTGGTCCGCGCACTGGCGGCATCCCTCGAACTGGACACCAAGCGCGTCCAGTTCACCCCCGACCTCATGCCCAGCGACGTCACCGGATCGCTGGTCTACGACGCCCGCACCGCCGAATTCTCGTTCCAGCCGGGCCCTGTCTTCACGAACCTCCTCCTCGCGGACGAAATCAACCGCACGCCCCCCAAGACCCAGGCATCGCTCCTGGAGGCCATGGAGGAGCGCCAGGTCACCGTTGACGGCACGCCCCGCCCCCTGCCCGACCCCTTCCTGGTCGCCGCGACCCAGAACCCCGTGGAGTACGAGGGCACTTACCCTCTTCCCGAGGCCCAACTGGACCGCTTTCTCCTCAAGCTCACGATCCCTCTGCCGTCCCGCGAGGACGAGATCGGCGTTCTGACGCGCCACGCCGAGGGCTTCAACCCCCGCGACTTGCACGCAGCGGGACTACGCCCCGCCGCCGGGCCCGCCGACCTTGAAGCGGCCCGCGCCGCAGTCGCCAAGACAGCGGTCTCCCCAGAGATCACCGGCTACGTCGTCGATATCTGCCGTGCCACCCGAGAATCCCCCTCGCTCACTCTCGGTGTCTCGCCCCGAGGCGCCACCGCCCTGCTCTCCACCGCTCGCGCCTGGGCCTGGCTCACCGGCAGGGACTACGTCATCCCCGACGATGTGAAGGCCCTGGCACTTCCCACCCTGCGCCATCGCATCCAGCTCCGGCCCGAGGCCGAGATGGAAGGAGTCACCGCAGACTCCGTCATCACTGCGATCCTCACCCACGTCCCCGTCCCCCGCTGA
- the mtnA gene encoding S-methyl-5-thioribose-1-phosphate isomerase, translating to MADQDAQFPAGAEPPALPTLRWEEPPEGPVLVLLDQTRLPAQEVELVCTDVPALVQAIQSLAVRGAPVLGLAGAYGVALAAARGYDVDEAVGLLERARPTAVNLGSGVRHAAAAYRAAVEKGADSGRAAAAALAAARELHRADAEASVRMAAHGLALLEELLPGGGHRILTHCNTGALVSGGEGTAFAVALAAHRTGRLRRLWVDETRPLLQGARLTTYEAARHGMAYTLLTDNAAGSLFAAGEVDAVLIGADRIAADGSVANKVGSYPLAVLAKYHHVPFIVVAPVTTVDLGTPDGASIEVEQRSGQEVTEFTVPSVSVAGSDAGIGVGMPVAPLGTQAYNPAFDVTPPELVTAIVTEQGAISPVTGAALAELCARSRQVTIS from the coding sequence ATGGCTGATCAGGACGCGCAATTCCCAGCGGGCGCCGAGCCGCCCGCGCTCCCTACGCTGCGCTGGGAGGAGCCGCCCGAGGGGCCCGTGCTGGTGCTGCTCGACCAGACGCGGCTCCCCGCCCAGGAAGTCGAGCTGGTCTGTACGGACGTGCCTGCCCTGGTGCAGGCCATCCAGTCGCTCGCCGTCCGCGGCGCGCCTGTGCTGGGGCTCGCGGGCGCCTACGGGGTGGCTCTGGCCGCCGCGCGGGGCTACGACGTGGACGAGGCCGTGGGGCTGCTTGAGCGGGCGCGGCCCACCGCCGTGAACCTCGGCTCCGGGGTGCGGCACGCTGCGGCGGCGTACCGGGCGGCGGTCGAGAAGGGTGCGGACAGTGGGCGGGCCGCCGCTGCGGCGCTGGCCGCGGCGCGGGAGCTGCACCGGGCCGACGCCGAGGCCAGTGTGCGGATGGCGGCGCACGGGCTGGCTCTCCTGGAGGAGCTGCTGCCCGGAGGCGGGCACCGCATCCTCACTCACTGCAACACCGGGGCTCTGGTCTCGGGCGGCGAGGGCACGGCGTTCGCCGTGGCGCTGGCCGCGCACCGGACGGGCCGGCTGCGCAGGCTGTGGGTCGACGAGACGCGCCCGCTGCTCCAGGGGGCCCGGCTCACGACCTACGAGGCGGCCCGGCACGGCATGGCGTACACCTTGCTCACGGACAACGCCGCGGGTTCGCTCTTCGCCGCGGGTGAGGTGGACGCCGTCCTCATCGGGGCGGACCGGATCGCGGCCGACGGTTCGGTGGCGAACAAGGTGGGGAGCTATCCGCTCGCGGTACTGGCCAAGTACCACCACGTTCCGTTCATCGTGGTCGCGCCTGTGACCACGGTGGATCTCGGTACTCCGGACGGTGCCTCCATCGAGGTGGAGCAGCGGTCGGGCCAGGAGGTGACAGAGTTCACGGTGCCGTCGGTTTCGGTGGCTGGATCTGATGCCGGAATCGGGGTCGGGATGCCTGTGGCGCCACTGGGGACCCAGGCGTACAACCCGGCCTTCGACGTCACGCCGCCAGAACTGGTGACCGCGATCGTCACGGAGCAGGGTGCAATTTCCCCGGTCACGGGGGCCGCACTGGCGGAGCTGTGTGCCAGGTCACGCCAGGTAACGATTAGCTAA
- a CDS encoding DUF4350 domain-containing protein: MTATPAPATSSSVTARQLWTRSRGVLLGLAVILVAGIAIAAVRSGDHHGRLDPRSADPLGSRAVTELLKARGVSTRVVTTLDEATAAATGGTTLLVTAPDLLTHSQQTQLRTTIEDSASRTVLLAPGTSSVPTLAPGVRAEKRTGVSPRSPQCSLPAALRAGDAETGGVRYTTEATAADACYLSDGLATLLRVPHSAGNDTVLLGAPDILYNERLGKQGNASLALQLLGSRPHLVWYLPSLGDASATDGGENSFYDLVPPGWVWATLQLALAAALTAIWRARRLGPLVTEQLPVAVRASETTEGRARLYRRAEARDRAASALRSATRTRLPPLLGVPASRAHASDALLPAVSSHLPTTGRDLSSLLFGTAPADDAGLIRLADELDALEREVRAS, translated from the coding sequence ATGACCGCGACTCCCGCCCCCGCCACCTCGTCCTCCGTCACGGCCCGCCAGCTCTGGACACGCTCCCGGGGTGTCCTCCTGGGGCTCGCCGTCATCCTGGTCGCCGGCATCGCCATCGCCGCCGTACGTTCCGGCGACCACCACGGCCGACTCGACCCGCGCTCGGCGGACCCTCTCGGCAGCCGCGCCGTCACCGAACTGCTCAAGGCCCGCGGCGTGAGCACCCGTGTGGTCACCACCCTCGACGAGGCCACCGCCGCGGCGACCGGCGGCACCACTCTCCTGGTCACAGCCCCCGACCTCCTGACGCACAGCCAGCAGACCCAACTCCGCACCACAATTGAGGACTCCGCGTCTCGTACGGTGCTTCTCGCCCCCGGCACCTCCTCCGTCCCCACGCTGGCCCCCGGCGTACGCGCCGAGAAGCGCACCGGCGTTTCGCCGCGCTCTCCCCAGTGCTCGCTGCCCGCCGCCCTCCGCGCCGGCGATGCCGAAACCGGCGGAGTCCGCTACACCACCGAGGCCACGGCCGCCGACGCCTGCTACCTCAGCGACGGCCTCGCCACGCTCCTGCGCGTACCGCACTCGGCCGGCAACGACACCGTGCTGCTCGGCGCTCCCGACATCCTCTACAACGAACGCCTCGGCAAACAGGGCAACGCCTCGCTCGCCCTCCAACTGCTCGGCTCCCGGCCTCATCTCGTCTGGTACCTCCCCTCGCTGGGCGACGCCTCCGCCACCGACGGCGGCGAAAACAGCTTCTACGACCTCGTTCCTCCCGGCTGGGTCTGGGCGACACTCCAACTCGCCCTCGCCGCCGCACTCACCGCGATCTGGCGCGCACGCCGGCTCGGTCCCCTCGTCACCGAACAGCTCCCCGTAGCCGTCCGTGCCTCCGAGACCACCGAGGGCCGCGCACGTCTTTACCGCAGGGCCGAAGCCCGCGACCGCGCAGCCTCAGCCCTGCGCTCGGCAACCCGCACCCGCCTCCCCCCCCTTCTCGGCGTACCCGCCTCCCGGGCCCACGCCTCCGACGCCCTGCTCCCAGCCGTCTCATCCCACCTGCCGACGACGGGCCGGGACCTCTCGTCCCTGCTCTTCGGCACCGCTCCCGCCGACGACGCCGGCCTCATCCGCCTGGCAGACGAACTCGACGCCCTCGAAAGAGAGGTACGCGCTTCATGA
- the mtrA gene encoding two-component system response regulator MtrA, protein MMSFMKGRVLVVDDDTALAEMLGIVLRGEGFEPSFVADGDKALAAFREAKPDLVLLDLMLPGRDGIEVCRLIRAESGVPIVMLTAKSDTVDVVVGLESGADDYIVKPFKPKELVARIRARLRRSEEPAPEQLAIGDLVIDVAGHSVKRDGQSIALTPLEFDLLVALARKPWQVFTREVLLEQVWGYRHAADTRLVNVHVQRLRSKVEKDPERPEIVVTVRGVGYKAGPS, encoded by the coding sequence ATGATGTCGTTTATGAAGGGACGCGTCCTTGTCGTCGACGACGACACCGCACTGGCCGAGATGCTCGGCATTGTGCTGCGTGGTGAAGGTTTTGAGCCGTCGTTCGTAGCGGATGGCGACAAGGCACTGGCCGCTTTCAGGGAGGCCAAGCCTGACCTGGTGCTGCTGGATCTCATGCTGCCCGGACGGGACGGCATCGAAGTCTGCCGGCTCATCCGGGCCGAGTCCGGGGTGCCGATCGTCATGCTCACCGCCAAGAGCGACACCGTAGATGTGGTGGTCGGGCTGGAGTCCGGTGCTGACGACTACATCGTCAAGCCGTTCAAGCCCAAGGAGCTCGTCGCCCGTATCAGGGCGCGACTGAGGAGGTCGGAGGAGCCGGCGCCGGAACAGCTGGCAATCGGGGATCTGGTCATTGATGTGGCCGGTCATTCCGTGAAGCGGGACGGGCAGTCCATCGCCCTGACCCCGCTCGAGTTCGACCTGCTGGTCGCGCTCGCCCGTAAGCCCTGGCAGGTGTTCACCCGCGAGGTGCTGCTGGAGCAGGTGTGGGGCTATCGCCACGCCGCGGACACCCGGCTGGTCAATGTCCATGTCCAGCGGTTGCGCTCCAAGGTCGAGAAGGACCCGGAGCGGCCGGAGATCGTCGTGACCGTCCGCGGGGTCGGCTACAAGGCCGGACCCAGCTGA
- a CDS encoding DUF4129 domain-containing protein, which yields MWARTSDDVPVDIPRVPAREAAERELSKPMYHENDPSVLQRAIDRFLEWVNDLFTAASGATPGGTVGLVVIVVLVVLLAAGLWLRLGTPRRTPASEGTLFEEGPRSAAEHRAAAEAHAAAHRWNQAVQERMRAVVRSLEERALLDPRPGRTADEAAAEAGKSLPGHAGRLRTAAREFDDVTYGGRTADAQAYQRLSALDSEVERTKPLLSGAVQRAAG from the coding sequence ATGTGGGCTCGCACCAGTGACGACGTACCGGTGGACATCCCGCGCGTCCCGGCCCGCGAGGCCGCGGAACGCGAACTGTCCAAGCCGATGTACCACGAGAACGACCCCAGCGTCCTCCAGCGCGCCATCGACCGCTTCCTGGAATGGGTCAACGACCTGTTCACCGCGGCGTCCGGAGCCACCCCCGGAGGTACGGTCGGGCTCGTCGTGATCGTCGTACTCGTCGTCCTCCTCGCCGCCGGCCTGTGGCTGCGGCTCGGCACCCCCCGGCGCACGCCTGCCTCGGAGGGGACGCTGTTCGAAGAGGGCCCGCGCAGCGCGGCCGAGCACCGCGCCGCCGCCGAGGCACACGCCGCAGCGCACCGCTGGAACCAGGCCGTCCAGGAACGGATGCGGGCCGTCGTACGGTCCCTGGAGGAACGCGCTCTCCTGGACCCGCGCCCCGGCCGCACGGCGGACGAAGCCGCCGCGGAAGCCGGAAAGTCCCTTCCCGGCCATGCCGGCCGACTGCGCACCGCTGCCCGCGAGTTCGACGACGTCACGTACGGCGGCCGCACGGCCGACGCCCAGGCGTACCAGCGACTGAGTGCACTCGACTCTGAAGTCGAACGGACAAAGCCCCTGCTCAGCGGTGCGGTCCAGAGGGCTGCCGGATGA